From the Anoplopoma fimbria isolate UVic2021 breed Golden Eagle Sablefish chromosome 14, Afim_UVic_2022, whole genome shotgun sequence genome, one window contains:
- the LOC129102622 gene encoding phospholipase A2, minor isoenzyme-like, with product MNTLQVLLLLAASLSVAHSLDYKALNQFRTMILCLMPDSWPALDYADYGCYCGKGGSGTPVDDLDRCCEVHDQCYSDAMQHPDCWPIIDNPYINFYDYRCDEKNRKVTCGNNNKECEMFICECDRKASECFAVSPWIPEHEHLPSDRCQ from the exons ATGAATACTCTCCAGGTTCTGCTTCTCTTGGCTGCGAGCCTCTCTGTTG CCCACTCGTTGGACTACAAGGCTCTGAACCAGTTCAGAACGATGATCCTGTGCCTGATGCCCGACAGCTGGCCTGCTCTCGACTACGCCGACTACGGCTGCTACTGTGGAAAGGGAGGCTCCGGCACACCTGTGGACGATCTGGATAG GTGCTGCGAAGTGCATGACCAGTGCTACAGCGACGCCATGCAGCACCCTGATTGCTGGCCCATCATAGACAATCCTTACATCAACTTCTACGACTACAGGTGTGACGAGAAAAACAGGAAGGTCACCTGTGGAA acaacaacaaagagtGTGAGATGTTCATCTGTGAGTGTGACAGGAAGGCTTCAGAGTGTTTTGCCGTATCCCCTTGGATCCCCGAACACGAGCACCTGCCCAGCGACCGCTGTCAGTAA